From the Terriglobia bacterium genome, the window ACCTCCGCCTCGGACAGTCCGCTACCACCCTTTCCGGCGGTGAAGCTCAGCGCCTGAAGCTCGCCGCGCACCTCGCTCGCACCGAAAACCAGGGCATCCTCTATATCCTCGATGAACCCACTACCGGCCTGCACTTCGACGACATCCAGAAACTCCTCGCCGCTTTTCGCAAGCTCCTCGAAAGCGGCGCCTCCCTCCTCGTCATCGAGCACAACCTCGACGTCATCAAGTGCGCCGACTGGCTTGTCGACCTCGGCCCCGAGGGCGGTGATCTGGGTGGCCGCATTATTGCCACCGGAACCCCGGAGCAGGTTGCGCGCAACGCCCAGTCGCACACCGGCCGCTACCTCGCCCGGGTCTTGCAGGCCAGCGCTCAGGCAAAGCGCCCGTCCAACGGCGCATCCAATCCCGGAGACAAAGCCGGCAACGGCGCCGGAAAATAATGAACGCCGCACGCCTCCTCCGCGTCTCGCTTCTCGCGCTCCTGTCCGGCGCGGCAAGCGCGCACGCCCAGACCCCCGCGCCGCGCAAGCCTCGCCCGGCTGCCACCCAGAAACTCCGCAACCCCCTGAACGATCTCCTCGATGAGGCGCAGCGCGCCATCGAACGCCAGGACTTCCCGGCCGCGCTGGCTCCGCTGCAGAACGTCGTCGCCCAGCAGCCTGACTTTGCCTACGGCCATTTTCAGCTCGCCTACGTTTTCACCGCCCTCCAGCGCTGGGACGACGCCCGCGCGGAATACCAGCGCGCCGCCGCGCTCGACCCCAAACTCGCCGAAGCCCACCTCAATCTCGGCCTGCTCCTCCTGGACCGCGACCCCGCCGCCGCTGTCGTTCCACTCCGCAAAGCCGTCGAACTGCTTCCCGCGCAGAGCCGCCCGCGCTTTCTGCTGGGCCTGGCCCTGGAGCGCACCAACGATCTGTCCGGCGCGCGGGAAGCACTGGAAGGCGCCGCTAAACTCGACCCGCGCGATTTCGAAACCCATCTGGCCCTCGCCCGCGTCCTTCTCCGCGCCAATCAATTCGCGCCTGCCGAAGCAAACTTCCGCGAAGCCCTGGCCCTCCAGCCGGACTCCGCTCCGGCGCGCCTGGGCCTCGCCCAGGCGCTCGACGCCCAGCAGAAGCCGGAGGCCGTCGAGGCCTACCGCGGCTATCTCCAGCTTCAGCCCGCCGACCGCGCGGCCCGCGCCCGCGTCTTGCGCTTTCTTTTCGAACAGAAGGAATATGACGCCGCGCTGGCGGAGCTCGACCGCATGGACGCCGCGCAGCCCCCGGACGTCCTCCTTCTGCGCCTCCGCGCCGACATCCTGATCGCGCAATCCCGCTGGGACGATGCCATCGCCACCCTGCAGCGCGCCATCGCTCTCGCTCCCGAGCAGCGCGACCTCCGCGCCGGCCTCGGCCGCCTCTATCTCCAAAAGCGCGATTTTCCCTCCGCCGAGCGCGAACTCCTGGCCGTCCTGCGCGCGGATGCCAGCGACTTGACGGCGTGGAAGGACCTGAGCTCCGCCTATTATCTCCAGGGCGACTGCCCCGCGGCCCTGACGGCCCTCGACGAACTCGCCCGCCGCCAGGATTTGAACTCCGGTGCTTGGTTTGTCCGCGCCACCTGCTACGATAAACTCCGGAAGATGCCCCAGGCGATCGAGGCCTATCAGAAATTTCTGAGCCTCGACAAGGGGCAGAACTCCAATCAGGACTGGCAGGCGCAGCAGCGCATCGCTGTCTTGCGCCACATGCTCGAGAACAAGCGCTGACTCCATGACCTCGCGACGCGCATTTGCGGCCGTTGTTTTTGCTTGGCTGGCACTGGCTGGCGGCGCCGGCGCCGCGCAGCAAGCCGCTCCCGCGGCCAAGATCGCGGAGCTGCAAGCCCGCTTTGACCGCGAGACCCATTCCGGGCGTAAAGCCAAGCTCTTGCAAAAGCTCGGCGACGCCCAGTTTGCCGAATCCCGCCGTGCCGGCAATGCCGGGGATTACCAGACCGTCGGCCTGCTCCTGGAAAAGTATCGCGATAACGTGCGCGCGGCCCTCGCCGCCGTGCGCCGCCAGCATCCCCAGGCGGAGAAGAATCCCGGCGAATACAAGAGGATGGAAGTGCACGTGCGCAGAGGCCTGCGCGAGCTGGACGAGACGCTCCTGGTAGCGCCCCCGCCATACCGGCCGCCCCTGCACATCGTGCGCAATGATTTGCAGGAGATCGAGGAGGAATTGCTGCGCCTGCTGTTTCCGCGGCGGCCGGGCGAGCAGCCCGTCCCCCAGAAACCTCCCGCGCCGTGAGGCTGCCATGATCCCTATGCGAAGCTTGGCTCTCTCTGTTTTTCTGGGAATCCTCTTTCCCCTGCTGGGCGCTGCCGCGCCCCGGCAGGTTGACCGCTTTGCGGTCACACAAATCAAGGACTATCTCTCCGCCATGGAAGCCGACAAGATTCGCGACGCCGAGACCCCCAACGAGCGCATCAAGCTCTTTCTCTCCTTCGCCGAGGACCGCCTGAAGAAATTCCAGTACGAGCTCGCCCACCCTTCGCCCTACCGCCATCCGGAAATCCTCAACACCCTGATGAATTCCTATGTCAGTTGCGTGGACGACGCCGCCGACCTCATCCAGCTTGGCAAGGAGAAGCAGCAGAACATCCGGCAGGGAATTGACCTGATGATCGCGCGCTCCAAGGAGTTCCTGGCCACTCTCGAGCAGTTGGCCGCCAGCGGCGCCGAGCGCGACCTCTACAAGGACAATCTCGACGACGCCATCGAAGGCACCCACGACGCCCTGAGCGACGCCGAAAAGGCCAAGAAAGAAATTGCGCCCCCCCCCGTGCGCCGCAGGAACCGGCCGTGAAACAGCGCCAGCGCTCGCAGCTTATCCCTGGCGGCGATGCCCTCTGCCTGCGCCTCTACACCCGCCTCGGCTGTGACGGCCGCCCCCCGCGCTTCCGCATCGAGTTCTATCCCTACTCCAGTCTGGTCCTCACCATTCGCCGCCGCGAGGATACCGTCCTCGTCCGCTTCTCTGATCTCCTGGCCCGCGCCCCCCGCGCGGTCCTGGAAGGCGCCGCGGCGCTCCTGCTCGCCCGTCTCTACCGCAAGAAGCCCTCCGCTTCCCTCATCGCCCCGTATCTCGACTACGCCCGCTCCGGCCGCACCCGCGACCGCATGCACCGCATGCGCCGCCGGCGCGTCGTGCCCCGCGCCGCCCATCCCCGCGGCCTGGTCTTCGACCTCGATGCCATGTTCGAGCGCCTGAACCGCGAATATTTTTCCGCCGCCCTCGCCCGCCCCCATCTCGGCTGGAGCACCCGCTCCTGGCGCCGCCAGTTCGGCTGCTACGACCCCGGCCCCAACCAGATCCTCCTCAATCGCCGCCTCGACCGCCCCGGCGTTCCCCCATGCGCCGTCGAGTACGTCCTCTACCACGAAATGCTCCACGTGAAGCATCCCACCCGCCGCGCCGGTTGCAGCCTCGTCTCCCACTCCCCCGCCTTCCGCGCCGAAGAAAAACTCTTCCCCGCCTATGTCCGCGCCCGCCGCTACCTCGACCGCCTCTAGCCCGCCTTTTTCAAGAGAGTCACCTTGTAGGAGCGAAGCTTGCCTCGCCCCGGCCAGGCCCCGGACAGCCGTCGGGACTCCGCCCGCTGCAGCACGAGCAACCCCCTGTCCCGGGTGCCACTCCGAGAGTGCGCTCTTCGCTGCCTCGCTCCGCGCAGGAAGTTGTGATACGGGTCACAGTATTTACTTCTGTTTCTTGAGATAAAGCGGCGGAGCGGGAGACGTGCTCCTTGTATGTGGGGAAGTTGCTTCTGTCCTGTAGGGATTTGCTGAAGCTGCGAGACCTCCATGAAAACTTTGCATCGGACGATCCCCATTGTTTTGCTGTCGCTCGTGGCCCTGGCGATGGTGGGAATCGTATTGGTCAGATACTGGGTCACCGGCCCGAAGCAGCAGAATACGGCCGATGCTACGCTGAACGGCCGGCCGGGTCTTGTGGACGAACAACCCCTGGTGACGGCGCAAAGGCTGGCGGCGCTTGCCGTGACCTCGGAAGAAATGGACTTCGCGCATGAGGCCGTGCGAGTGGCTGATCATGAAGTGGATCTGACCTTCACCTCCGCACTTCGTAATCTGACTTTGCATCCTCCTTCCCTGACCCCGGCAGCCCGTGCGATCTTGACGCGCGTAGAGGAAATCCAGGACCGCGTGAAAGCGGAGCAGGCTGACATTGCCCGTCTGCAGCAGCTTCTGCCCAAGGCGGAAGGAGACCGCAGGGAAGCTCTCGAACAGGAGCTTCAACTCGAACAAGCAGTCTTGGAGGTCGACCAGGAGGACCTCGGTGCTAACCGGCAGGAACTTATCCGCGCCGGAGGTGATCCGCGGAGCATCATTCAACGGTTGCTGGAACAGCACGAGGCGTGGCGCCAGCGTCTGGAGGGCAGTGCCGCCGGTGGGCTGGTTCCTGGAGACTCGCGGGTAAAAACCGTAGAACCCGAATCTCGAAGCGTCATCGCGCAATTCCGCGTTTGGCGGCAACTGTCGGCAAAACAACGGGAGCTGGCGCGGGCAAAGGAAGAAGTGAAGCGCCGCTCGGCGGAGCTGGCCGGGAAACATCAAGCGTTCGAACGAGCGGCGGCAGGGGATAGCGCGCCGGATACCAGCCAGCCGGCACCCGGCACTCCGCAAGTGAGTGACGCTGCAACAAGCAAGCAGTCGAACTCAGCGGAGATTTTTTCCATCTTGAAGCGCGTTGCGGAGGAACAGAAAAACCTGGCGGAGCTGGACAAACGGATTCAGGATCTCCAGCAACTCGATATCATTTATGGGAACTGGAGTGGCTTGGTCAAGGCACAGGAGCGCGTCTATGTGACCGGACTGCTCGAGTCGGCACTCTGGATACTCGCCGCCCTTCTTCTGGTGTTTTTAGCGGACCCCTTGCTGCGGGCCATACTTTCCCGGGTCGCTCCAGAAAATAAACGCCTGCTGACCATCCGCACCGTGGCGCGTTTCGCCACGCAGGCCATCGGAATCGCCTTGATTTTGCTGGTCCTCTTCGGGCCGCCAAATCAGTTGGCGACGGTCGTCGCTCTTGCCGGTGCGGGTCTAACCGTGGCTCTCAAGGATTTCATTATTGGCTTCTTCGGTTGGTTTGCACTCATGGGACGCAATGGCATCCGGCCGGGTGACTGGGTGGAAATTAGCGGCATTGGCGGCGAAGTGCTGGAGGTCGGCCTGCTCCACACGGTCCTCTTGGAGACCGGAAATTGGTCTGACGCGGGCCACCCCACGGGCCGCAAGGTGAACTTCTCAAACAGCTTTGCCATCGAAGGCCATTACTTTAACTTTTCAACCTCCGGGCAGTGGCTTTGGGACGAAATTCAGGTACCCATCCCTCCAGGTACTGATCCCTATCCCATTGCCGAAGCGATTCAGAAAAGCGTCGCCGCGGAGACACTGGCCAATATGCAGCTGGCCGAGCAGGAATGGCAGCGCGTCGTGCCTGCCCCTGCCGGACGCTCTTTTTCGGCATCGCCGTCAATCAGCGTGCGGCCCACAAACCTTGGCGTGAATGTGATTGTCCGTTATATCACGCGCGCTCAGGAACGGCATGAAGTTCGATCGCGCCTCTATCACGAAATCGTGGAACTCCTCCGCAGCAAGCAAATTCCGCAAACCCAGCCTCAGAGCGAGGCTTCGACCTCCTTCCCGGTTGCTCGCTGACCAAATGTGACCTCCTGCCGCAAGCGGTTTGTTCCGCCCTTCGCCCGCATCTTCTCTATTTTTAGGGGGAACTCGACTTCTTCATCCGCCACAGCCGTGTTCACCGGCTGCCTCGGCATGGTGCGATCGGCAACGATTACCCGTCCCGCGCGTTGCGTTCAGCAGAGCGAACCGTTACTTGCTGCGCGCAAACTCGACAAAATCGCGGCCCATGTAGAGCCGGTACGCGCCCGCCGATGGCGCGCTCACAACCTGGAGAGGCACCGGCCGCTTCATCTCTGCATCTTTGGAGGAAGCAACCTGAAACAGGTCGTGCGCACCGAGATCCATCACCACAAACTTGCCATCTTTCGGGAAACCAAAGCCGTAGGCACCAGCCGGCAGCTTCTGTCCGCCGATTTCCAGCGCAACCTCGCTGATCAGATACCCCTGCCATTTCTCGCGAATTCCGCTGGAATAGCCGGAGGCGTCGACCGCCCCCGCCAGAGTGTAGGCGTCATCGCTAAAACGGATTCCCCCGGTATTGCGCAGCTGGACGGACGTGACCTGCCCATGGAAGAAGATTTTCTCGGGGAAAAGTTTTGCGCCAATGTCGTTTGCCTTGAGGATGGCATCACTCGCCGCAGGAGAGGCGCCGGCAAATGGAATCTGCAGCAGCAAAGTAAGAAGAAGCAGCAAGGCAAGTCCGGCCAAAAGCTTCACGCGTGTCATTCGATGATCTCCCTTCGATTGGAATCCGATTTCAATTACATCCATGCTTCTGATGCAGCATTCCTTACCAGGGATGTCCATTTCGGCCTCCCGGCAGCCGTAAGTTTACACCCGTTTGTTTCCCGTCGGGCACTTCCAGCACAGGAAAGAAATGCAGCCAGCGCTATCCGGTTCGCTCAAACACCTGTAACCTTCGGGCTATTCAGGCGTATTCTCAGCCCAGCGGTTCGAGGCTGCGAATTTCGTTCGGAGATCATCCCTTGCTTTCCGACTGGACATTCACTCCGTTCTACGCCGTGATCTTCTGCTGGTTCGCTTTCGCCGCCGTATTCCTGTTCCGCAAACGCCCGCCCGCCCCGCAGGAAAGCATTCGCGAGCGGCGCGCCCTCGGGCCCATCGCCCTCCAGGCCATCGCCTACGCCGCAGTCGGGGCGGCGCACCGCCACCCCGCATCGCCTCTTTTCACTCCCGCCTGGACTCCCGTCCTCGGTATTCTTGCCGTTCTGTTGGCAGCGTCTTCTGTCAGCCTGGTTCTGGTCAGTGTGCGCACGCTCGGGCGGCAATGGGCCATCGCGGCGCGCCTCATCGAAGGCCATGCACTCATCACCGCGGGCCCCTACCGTTTCGTTCGCAATCCCATCTATACGGGCATGTTCGGCATGCTCCTTGCCACGGGTCTCGTGGTAAGCCACGGGCTCGGTTTGCTCCTGGGAATCGTTCTCTTTCTCGCCGGAACGATCTGGCGAGTGCGTTTGGAAGAGCAGTTGTTGCGCGCGCAGTTCGGCGCCGAATTCGCGCGGTATCGCGCCAAAGTGCCGGCCCTCATTCCCGGCGTGTGGTAATTCCCGGCTGCGCCCGGCGAGTTGACAGGCCCGTATTCCTTCTATACCGTGCCCGCATGTCATCCAAGAAACCGCTCGCCTTGGCGCGCACCACGGCCCCAATCGGCGTGCGGATCGAACGCGCCGCCGATGTCCTCACCTTCACCCTGGACAATTCCGCGCGCGGCAATGAGGTCACTGGTCCGATGTTCGACGCCATGCTGGCCGAGCTGGGCTCCGAAGCCGCTCGCCCCACCGCCCGGGTTCTGCGCATTCGCGCGCGCGGCAATGTCTTCTGCACCGGGCGCGAGCGCGCCGGCCGCGACGCCGCGGCCATCCGGCACGAAGTAACGCGTCTCATCGGCCTCAAGCGCGCTCTCCGTGCCTCCCCCTTGATCAGCGTCGCGGAGGTCCAGGGGGATGCCCTCGGTTTCGGCTTCGGCCTGGCCATCGTTTGTGACTTCGTTCTTGTCGCGCAGCACGCGGCCCTGGGTTTTCCCGAGATGCGCAACGGGCTCGCCCCGGCCGCCATCATGGCCTACCTCGGCGAGTACGCCCTGCCGCGCTTCGCCTTTCCCCTGGTCCTCTTCGGCGATCCCATCACCCCGCAACACGCGCTGCAAATCGGCCTCATCTCGCAAGTCTGCCCGGCCAAACGTCTCGCCCTAAACGCTGACGCTCTCGTCCGGCGCATCCTGCGCCTCGACCCCGCTGCCACCCGCCGCTGCAAGGAATTCTTCCAGATCGCCCAGCAGCACTCTTTCGACGAGAATTGCCGCCTCGCCGTGGAAGCCCTGACCCTGGGCAGCATGGCCCTGCTTGCGAGGCAAGACTGAATTGGCTCTGCAGGCCAATGCCGCCGCGCGCCTCGACCGCCTCCCGCCTTCTTCGTTTCATCGCCGCATCCTGGCGTTGATCGGCATCGGCATGTTCTTCGATGGTTTTGACGTCTACGTTGCCGCAACCGTTCTTGGCGCCACCCTCAAAAGCGGTTTCTCCACCATCCAGCAGAGCGCCCAGTTCGTCTCCGTGACCTTTCTCGGCATGATGCTGGGGTCCTTTCTGACCGGTTTCCTCGGAGACCGCTACGGCCGCCGCTTCACCTATCAAGCCAATCTCGCCATCTTCGGTCTCGCCTCCCTCGCTTCCGCTTTTGTCCCCTCCATGCACGTGCTGATCCTGCTTCGCGGCATCATGGGTCTGGGGCTTGGCGCCGAAATCGTCGTTGGCTTTTCAACGCTGACGGAGTTTGTCCCCCCGCAAGCCCGCGGCAGATGGCTGGGCGCCCTCTCCGTCACCGTCGTATCCAGCTTGCCCATCTCCGCGCTCGTCGCCACGCTGCTCATCCCGCGCTTCGGCTGGCGCGTCATGTTTGTTATCGGTGGCTTGGGTGCTCTCGTGGTTTGGTATTTGCGCAAGTCACTTCCGGAGTCGCCCCGTTGGCTCGAATCGGTCGGTAAAACCGAAGAAGCGGAGGCCATCCTGCAAGCGATCGAGCGCGAAGTCTCGTTCCAGCGCGGCCCGCTTCCTCCGCCGGTGCAAGTCGTTTCCGCTCCCCCATCGCGGAGCCTCGCTTCGCTGTTTAGCCCCGTGCTCTTCACTCGCATGGTCGTGGGAGCCGTTACCCTCATCGTCGCCAACACCTTGATCTATGGATTTGTCACCTGGCTGCCCACGTTCTTCGTCCAGGAAGGCCGCAGCATCGCCACTTCCTTCGGCTATTCCCTGATCATGTCCATTGGCGCGCCTGTCGGGTCGTCCATTGGCGCGTTTACGGCGGATTCCTGGGGGCGCAGGCCAACCATCATCGGCGCGTCCCTGCTCACCATCCTGCTCGGCGGTATCTATCCTTTCATCCAGGATCCTGTCCTGCTGCTTCTCGTCGGCTTCTTGTTGATGATCCCCATCTATGTGCTGGTCACGCTGCTCTTCGCCATTTATATTCCCGAACTCTTCCCCACCGAAGTTCGCCTGCGCGCCACCGGGATTTGCAATACGTTCGGGCGCGGCTCGACCATCGTCACGCCCTTCCTCGTCGTCGCCTTGCTCCGCTCCCACGGCGTCGGCGGAGTCCTCAGCCTGATGATCGGCCTTCTGATCGTGCAGATTGTGGTTGTTCTCTTCTTTGGCATCGAGCCCAGGAAGCGCCGCCTCGAAGAGATCGGCCCCGAATTGCCTGGCGGCGAAAAGGTCTTGCGTCCGCAAAAGGAGTTGGCGTAATCACCGCCGCGCTGCGGGGCGTGGTCCAGGAAGAAACGAGGCGTCTTGATCGCTGGCTTCCTCTGCGCCGCGGCAATCGGCCGGGGGCAGCTCTCGGGAAAGCTGTTCGTGGGATTTCTCGGGCATCCGCATGAGCGCCGGTTCCCAGCGTGTCGTAGAATAGGCGTCCTTGTTGACTCTGCCTGAACTCGGCCGTCTGCGCGTCGTCCTGGTGGCCACGCGCAACCCTCTTAACATCGGCGCCGCAGCCCGCGCCATGAGCAACTTCGGCTTCCTTCGTCTGCGCGTGGTCAACCCCTACGAAGTCGCCTTTCGCGAAGCCCGTTCCGCCGTCGGCGCCTCCGCGCTGCTCGCCGCCGCCGAAGAGTTCAAAACCGTGGCCGAAGCCGTCGCCGATTGCTCCCTCGTCGTGGGCGCCACCGCGGTCACCCGCCGCGAATTGCAGCACTCCCTTCGCCGCCTGGAAGACGGCGCGCGCCTCATTCGCAAGCAACTCGCCTCCAGCCGCGTCGCTCTTTTGTTCGGTTCGGAGAAAGTGGGCCTCAGGAACGAAGACCTCAGCCACTGCCACTGGCTGCTGCGCATCCCGGCGCGCGAGGAGCATCCCTCGATGAACCTGGGCCAGGCGGTCGCCCTCTGTCTGTACGAACTCGTGCGCCATTCCGGCGCCGCGCGCCAGCCCGAGAAAGAGAAGCTCGCCACTGCCGGCGAGCTCGAGCGCATCACCGCTCTGCTCCTCGACGCTCTGCGCTCCAGCGGCTATTTGCCCCCGCGCCCCGTGCCTTCCGCCGAGGAGAAAGTGCGCCGCCTCGTCCGCCGCCTCCATCTGCCCGCACGCGACGCCGGCCTCTGGCTGGGCATGCTCCGCCAGATCGTCTGGAAGACCCGTTCCGGAAAATAACCGGTTCGCAACAGCCCTTCCCGCCCGTTCAGCGCAGGGTTTTTCTCAGGCGTGTGCCGGCCTTCTTCAGGTCGTATGCCAGATTCTCGACCCGCTTCGACAGCTGCGTCAGTTCCTCTCTGGCCACCTCTGCTGCCTTGGCCACTTTGTGGGCTGCGTGATTGGCTCGCCCCGCTGCGGTCCCGATTTTCACTGCCGCTGTTTGTAGTCGCGTTTTCCGTAGCATGCTTCGTTCTCCTTGTTAGGACCCTTCCGGCCTCCTTGTGGATTGTTTGGCGATCGTTTCTTGGCGAAAACGGCCGGTATGAGCGGGAAGGGAACCCCTAACAGTGGAACTCTTTTGCCCTCCCGGATTCAGTGATACGCATCACAGAGTCCGGTGAACGAAGAGCAAGGGGGATGCTTTCCCCCGGGAAGGCGGACTTCTTCTAGGCCAGCACTTCCGGAACTTCCATCTGCTGGTTGCGGAAGGCTGCGTCAAAGGCCTTGAGGACGGCAGGATCGAAGTCTTTGCCCGATCCTTGCAGCAGGATATCGCGGGCCTCGTAAGGCGACATTCCTTTGCGGTACGGCCGGTCACTGATCAGCGAATCATAAACATCGGCGACACTGATAATCCGCGCCTCCAGGGGGATGTCCTCGCCCTGCGTCGCGTGGTAGCCTGTGCCGTCAAACTTGTCGTGGTGCGCAAGGATGATCGGTAAGATTCGCCGCAGCGAACTGCCCACCGGGCTGAGGAAGGCGACTCCTTTCTCCACATGGGTCTTGATTTCTATCATTTCATCGTCGGTCAGCCGCGCCGCTTTGTAGAGCACTTCGCGGCTGGTTTCCAGCTTCCCGATGTCGTGCAGGAGCGCGGCCGCGCGCACGTCCTCCACCCGGTCCCCGGAAAAGCCCATGTTCTGGGCAATCTGGGTGGCGTAGACGGACACGCGGAACGAGTGATTCTGCGTGTATTTGTCGTTGGAGATAAACTGGTTGAGAATTTGCAAAACGCCGTAGTACGTATCTCGAACTTCCCGCAGTGCCCGTTCTTCCTTTTCGTGCAGTGTTCCCGCCGCATACGCGGTGATCAGGAGGAAACTGCCCCAGATCGTGAGATCCGACAAAGCCATGAGGTGGCCCAGTTCGGCGTGCAGATTGCTGCTCAGCGTCGCAGGGTTGAGAACATCTATCCAGCAAACGATCAGGATGGAGGCAATGGCCGTTTGCACGGCCCGCCGCCGCCCAAAATAGTAGGCGGCAAAAAGCGTTGGCAGACAGTAAAAAGTCAGAATCAACCGCTGGCCCGCGACGAAGCGGTTCACGATCCCTGCAAATGCAATAATGCTGAAAATCAGCAGCAGCTCTTTGTTGGTCTCCGCGGCTCTGTCAATCCATTTCTTGCCCATGGCGTAGTTCTCCAAGCCGAAAGGTCGAGGAGGGGAAGGGTCCAAATGACAGTGTGAACCCGCAAAGGAACGCGCGAAAGTGCAATCAAGATTGTGTGACCGAAGCGCCAACAAACCGCGCGCCTATTTCCACGCTACTTCCGTGATTACCGCTGGCGAAGCAATCCTCCTGACCGCGGCATGCGGCTATTCCGCAGAGTGTGATCGCAGGCGCGTGAATTGTCCGGGCTACTCCGCTTTCCCGCGCTTCTTCTCCAGCTCACTCTGGAGTTTCCCGATCCGTTTGCGCACCTTCGCGGCGTCTTCCGCGTGCGGAAATACTTCCAGATACCGCGTGAACGACCGCACCGCCTCCCGCTTCAGCCCCTTCTTCTGCTGCGCCTCGCCCAGTAGCAGGTAGGGCAGGGCATAATTGGGCCGCGACTCGATGGCGTCCCGGAAGCGGTCCATGGCCGCGTCCACGTCCCCCTTGCGCATGTAATATCGCCCCACCTCAATGTCCTTTTCCGCGCGCAGCGGATCGAACTTCGGCTGCTCCGGCGCCGCTGGCCGCGCCGGCAGGGGCGCAGCCTTCGGTCGCGTTTCGCCCTCTTCCAGGGGCCTCTTCGACGACGATTCCTGCGGCTCCTGCGCCATGCCCCGCGCGCCCGGCGCGCCCAATGCCCCCACTGCGGCCAGCGTCAGCACCCAGCGCCCTGCAAACCCCTTCTTCATTCGGCTCCCTCCCTTCTATCCGATTCGCTCTAGTATGATGGAAGATGTCCGGCCCGCGCAGCTTTCTCCGCGCCTTCCGGTCCACTTTCCATGGATCCACAGCAAAAAGCCGCCAGTCTCCCCGAAAGCCCGGGCGTCTACCTCTTCAAGGACGCCGCGGGAACCGTCCTCTATGTCGGGAAGGCCCTCTCTCTCCGCAACCGCGTCCGCTCCTATTTCCTCGAATCCCGCTGGACCGACGCCAAGACCGGCTCGCTCGTCCGCGAAATTGCCGACCTCGAAACCATCGTCGTCGGCAACGAGCGCGAAGCCCTGGCCCTCGAGCACAATCTCATCAAGCAGTACCGCCCCAAGTTCAACGTCCTTCTTCGCGATGACAAGACCTATCCCTACCTCAAATTCACCGCCGCCGAAAAATATCCCCGCGTCTATTTCACCCGTCGCATCATAAAAGACGGCTCGCTCTATTTCGGCCCCTATTTCCCGTCCAGCCTCGCCCGGCGCATCCTCCACTTCATCCACAAACGCTTCCAGGTCCCCTCCTGCACCGTGGACCTCACCCGCCCTCACCCGCGCCCCTGTCTGCAGCACTATATCCAGCGCTGCCTCGGCCCCTGCGTCCCCGGCCTCACCAGCGACGAGCGCTACTCCGAAGCCGCCCGCGACACCCGCATGTTCCTCGAAGGCCGCCGCCACGACCTCATCAAAAGTCTCGAAGCGCGCATGGCCGCCGCCTCCCGCGAAGAGCGCTTCGAGCAGGCCGCCGCCTATCGGGATCTTCTCCGCACCCTCGAGGACATCGAAGAGCGTCAGCGCATCGCCGCCGCGCAGGGCGACGATACCGACGTTCTCGCCTGCTACGCCGAGCCGCCCCTTGTCGCCGCCAATCTCTTCCACCTGCGCGGCGGCCGCGTCGTGGACCGCCGCGAATTCTACTGGGAGGATCTCGCCGAGTTCGACCCCCGCGAGTTCGTCCCCGCGCTCCTCAAGCAGCTTTACCTCGAAGCCGAATATCTTCCCCGCGCCATCCACGTCCCCGCCGATTTCGAGGACCGCGCGCTCCTCGAGGAGACCCTCTCCGAGCGCGCCGGCCACAAAGTGGAAATCCTCGCGCCGCAACGCGGTCCCAAGCGCGCCTTCCTCGACCTGGTGGAAACTAACGCCCAGCACTCCTTCACGCAGCGCTTCCGCGTGCTCAAACCCACTTCCCGCGCCATTGCCGAAGCCCTGCAGAGCGCTCTCGATCTTCCCGAGCCGCCCCAGCGCATCGAGAGCTTCGACGTCTCGCACATTCAGGGCACCGACACCGTGGCTTCCATGGTCGTCTGGGAAAACGGCCGCATGAAAAAATCCGGCTATCGCAAGTTCATCATCCGCGGCGTCCCCGGCCCGGACGGCGCGCCCGTCCTCAACGACGATTTCGCCAGCATG encodes:
- a CDS encoding MFS transporter codes for the protein MFFDGFDVYVAATVLGATLKSGFSTIQQSAQFVSVTFLGMMLGSFLTGFLGDRYGRRFTYQANLAIFGLASLASAFVPSMHVLILLRGIMGLGLGAEIVVGFSTLTEFVPPQARGRWLGALSVTVVSSLPISALVATLLIPRFGWRVMFVIGGLGALVVWYLRKSLPESPRWLESVGKTEEAEAILQAIEREVSFQRGPLPPPVQVVSAPPSRSLASLFSPVLFTRMVVGAVTLIVANTLIYGFVTWLPTFFVQEGRSIATSFGYSLIMSIGAPVGSSIGAFTADSWGRRPTIIGASLLTILLGGIYPFIQDPVLLLLVGFLLMIPIYVLVTLLFAIYIPELFPTEVRLRATGICNTFGRGSTIVTPFLVVALLRSHGVGGVLSLMIGLLIVQIVVVLFFGIEPRKRRLEEIGPELPGGEKVLRPQKELA
- a CDS encoding HD-GYP domain-containing protein — protein: MGKKWIDRAAETNKELLLIFSIIAFAGIVNRFVAGQRLILTFYCLPTLFAAYYFGRRRAVQTAIASILIVCWIDVLNPATLSSNLHAELGHLMALSDLTIWGSFLLITAYAAGTLHEKEERALREVRDTYYGVLQILNQFISNDKYTQNHSFRVSVYATQIAQNMGFSGDRVEDVRAAALLHDIGKLETSREVLYKAARLTDDEMIEIKTHVEKGVAFLSPVGSSLRRILPIILAHHDKFDGTGYHATQGEDIPLEARIISVADVYDSLISDRPYRKGMSPYEARDILLQGSGKDFDPAVLKAFDAAFRNQQMEVPEVLA
- the uvrC gene encoding excinuclease ABC subunit UvrC, translating into MDPQQKAASLPESPGVYLFKDAAGTVLYVGKALSLRNRVRSYFLESRWTDAKTGSLVREIADLETIVVGNEREALALEHNLIKQYRPKFNVLLRDDKTYPYLKFTAAEKYPRVYFTRRIIKDGSLYFGPYFPSSLARRILHFIHKRFQVPSCTVDLTRPHPRPCLQHYIQRCLGPCVPGLTSDERYSEAARDTRMFLEGRRHDLIKSLEARMAAASREERFEQAAAYRDLLRTLEDIEERQRIAAAQGDDTDVLACYAEPPLVAANLFHLRGGRVVDRREFYWEDLAEFDPREFVPALLKQLYLEAEYLPRAIHVPADFEDRALLEETLSERAGHKVEILAPQRGPKRAFLDLVETNAQHSFTQRFRVLKPTSRAIAEALQSALDLPEPPQRIESFDVSHIQGTDTVASMVVWENGRMKKSGYRKFIIRGVPGPDGAPVLNDDFASMREAVSRRYRRLQEEKQPLPGLVLIDGGIGQLHAAVQALESLQIINQPLVSIAKKEEILYVYGREHEPIVLDRHSPVLHLVQQIRDETHRFAVAFHRQRRGQRQTHSALGEIPGVGPRTAQKLLREFGSVANLRRAGLDALSRVLPRKRAEKILQHLQESQNHSVVE
- a CDS encoding TrmJ/YjtD family RNA methyltransferase; this translates as MPELGRLRVVLVATRNPLNIGAAARAMSNFGFLRLRVVNPYEVAFREARSAVGASALLAAAEEFKTVAEAVADCSLVVGATAVTRRELQHSLRRLEDGARLIRKQLASSRVALLFGSEKVGLRNEDLSHCHWLLRIPAREEHPSMNLGQAVALCLYELVRHSGAARQPEKEKLATAGELERITALLLDALRSSGYLPPRPVPSAEEKVRRLVRRLHLPARDAGLWLGMLRQIVWKTRSGK
- a CDS encoding tetratricopeptide repeat protein, yielding MKKGFAGRWVLTLAAVGALGAPGARGMAQEPQESSSKRPLEEGETRPKAAPLPARPAAPEQPKFDPLRAEKDIEVGRYYMRKGDVDAAMDRFRDAIESRPNYALPYLLLGEAQQKKGLKREAVRSFTRYLEVFPHAEDAAKVRKRIGKLQSELEKKRGKAE